The genomic window ATTTTGGATTTGAATCTTGCTAGAAAGTGTTTTCCGTCgctgttttatttatttatttgttgctGTACGTTGCCGATACTGCTGTTGTTATGTAGGATGGTAACATGGATTGACAATGAAAGTTCCGCATCAAATTTTACTCTGCAATGGCATTGTTGCCATGGGAGTGCTCCTACGGAGACAAAAAAGTATATGCCACCTATTTGTGTGCATTACAATGCTCCGCTTGTTTGGTTGTAATCATTAACAACTTGCTGATCCAATTCCTTAGTCGGATTGTCATCTTGGGTACGTCGAAAGCAAATTCTTTGAGCTTGACTTAGACTCAATTGGATCCCTTTTTTGTAGGCTTTTcttaaagcatgggaagcagCATGTCCCctagaaggaagaaaaaggattTATATTCCAGGAGGCGagtacttggttaacccaataaAGTTTGAGGGACCATGCAATGGCATCATGGAGGTGCAGCTCTCCGGAGTGGTGAAAGCGCAGCCCGATATAAATGTTTTCAATCGTGAAGGTCACAAGGAGTGGATCACCTTTGATCACGTCGATAGGTTGTTGATAACGGGTTCTGGAACATTTGATGGCCAAGGATCCTACGCGTGGCAGCACAACACATGCTCCAAAAAGAAAGACTGCAGCCTCCTTCCTGGTGTAAGTTTGCTTGTAAACGAGGACAtcatctcttcttcttcattcttcttttgtattttatGTCAACAATAGCCATTCTTGATGAGAGGTTTTAGACAATACAAATTAAGAAATATAATTATGAGAAAAAGTGAAGGTCGTaggtaattattattattagtacaTTCGGACATCCATCCAATTAAGGATCCATGCACCAAAAAAATAAGCCCTCACTTCTTTTACTTATTCTTGGTGGAGGAATAAGAACAAgctttctttgaaaaaaaaagaagggaatcCTTGTTTCAAAGAAGGGTTGTAACAATCTAAAACCTCATTCAAAATGACTAATCGAAAGGTATATATCATTTGAATTTCTTGGCctatataaatattcaagatctatccagtgcatagctaatatgggactaaacacacgtccgtacGGATTTTCACATACTTCCTCTATTTAAACCCTAGTGTCCTTGTCAGGTTAAAGttccaaatctattcaaatttaatcataagCAGCATGATCGACTCATGGTTAATCCCAATGAGTTAGTGCTGTAGTATCCCCTAGTCTACATGGGTTATAGGTCAGTCTATTCTAATACTATTTGGTACCAACCCAGAATTTTACCTAAAAgactagctggaaggtattatttagattccttGAACTTGTACCAGTATTCAAGATCTACTTAGTGTATAGCTAATGTGGAATTAATATGGATCCTCATAGAGGCATTAGTGAAATAATTTGTAGTAGAACTTGCAAGGTTAAATATAATAAACTTTGAatcatacaaaataagaaatattttacAAGAAAGATGTAGAAAATCATTTTTGGTcatttttccttaaaaaaaaaggacatcAAGTAGCTTCATTGATAGGCATGACCAGACAAATCATTTTAGTTGTCGCATTTGCAAGTCAAATATCCTCAATATATTGCATTGCATATCTAGCTTAGACCGCACAAGATTTAATCTTCTCAAAATCAAGTTGCAATTTTGTGAACTAATTTTCAGTACAATTTGTAAGCTTATTACATCATAATCTTCAAAAGATATATAATGAGAAAGCCTATGCAAGAAAGACaactcagaaaaaaaaatctttctgacaattttcttaaaatattattattgggACACGAAGGAATTTCACTGATGCGCATTAGTGGACAAGAGTTGCAATTGCAAGCTAAACTACATGTTTTTCGGAACCGGATATACAACTTACGTAGCctaaaaaattcttttttttaaaaaaaaatctattttgaaatagaACTTCATATTAATTACGACATCAGTTTGTAACTTAAACGTGAGAAAGGATAAATAAGTTTCTTCTGATCAACGCTTGATAAAATTAGATTCTTTTTATTATCACTTGGATATGTGACTGACCATAAGATTCGATGTGTGTTTCTCGCCTTCCCCCGCCCAAATCAAAGAATCTGAGACTAAACTTCGTCACCAAAACCACCGTCCGCGGCATATCCCTAGTCAACAGCAAGTCCTTCCAGATGACCATCTTCGGATCCAACAACGTTAGGATCCAACACATCAAGATCGTCGCACCAAGAGACGCCCCCAACACCGACGGAATCCACATCGGTAACTCGACAAATGTCAGGATCACAGATTCCGAGATCGGCACCGGCGATGACTGCGTCTCCGTCGGCCCGGGAAGCAGGCGAATCCTTGTCTCCGGGGTGTTCTGCGGCCCTGGCCATGGCATCAGCATCGGGAGCCTCGGCCGATACCTAAATGAGCCAGATGTAAGTGGGGTGACCGTGAAGAACTGCACCCTCACGGGAACCACGAACGGTCTCAGGGTCAAGACATGGCAGAAGTCCAACAGGAGCCGTGCTTCAGATTTCCATTTCGAAGACATAGTGATGAGGGGCGTCCAAAACCCCATCATCGTCGACCAAGAGTACTGCCCGGTTGGCAACTGTGTCAAAGGGGTAAGAGCTAGCTCTCTTCTCTTAGTTTTGTTGGCGCACCGCAGATACACACAAAACTTACACCGCCATGATAGAAAAAGAAGCAACTTGAACCTGCAAGGGAATATGCAAAAGAAATTATCATTAACATTGATATTAAATTGTGATCTATAGttttagattcagattttaactATATCGTGAGTCCCCCATGTATCAGGATCTAGATAATTACGGGTGGTAAGCCAATATTTGTATATGAAGTCGACAACAACCAGAACCAAGAAGCTTCTTAAAAATCATAGCTCTACCAAAAAAATGCTGAACTAGATTTGCATATATAGTTCGGAATGATATCGAGGAGgggaaaagaaattaattttcttGAAGACTTCAAGTTCACACATCTAGTGTTAGAAGACAACTATCCTGGTCTCCTAAGCTTATGCAACTTTTTATGCATATTTTTCtaccgaaaaaaaaaatgcacatCTGTTTATTCTTTCCTGCAGGCTCCGTCGTTGGTTGAGATCAGCAACGTCACATTCCGAAACATCAGAGGCACCTCGGCTTCAAGGATGGCAGTGCATCTCTTCTGCAGCAAAGCTGTGAGCTGTAAAAACCTTGTACTCCAAGATATAGACCTGAAGTTCATGGATCCCAATTCCCCTTCATTAGCTCAATGTTACTATGTCCAAGGTACGGCCCTAGGTTATATGAATCCTCCCGCTTGCTTGTCACTATTAtgaggactctctcttgtcTTCTCCAAGATGTTTGGCCGGATTTCCTGTCTCCATGTAATGGCTAGAGGTCTCGTGGGTGCTCACCCTTGCACTGACCACTTGTACTATGGACTTCGCTTGAAAGGAATTTTTCTCCCTCTTCAAAATCGTTCTTCTCGATGGATTCTGAGATTGCTTTTCAGTCTCTCATTCCTTCTTTATAGAATGGTGAATCTTTCTGTGTGAGTTTttgtcattaaaaaaaaaaaactcacaaACTGATGATCTAATAGTACCGTTTGTTTGGTGTATAAAAACAAAACCTGCGGGCTAAATAAGTTGTGCGGATTTTTAAGAGAGTGCATCTCAGTAGCAGTCACTGGTTAAACATGAGGTGTACTGCTGGGATTGAGAAGAGGAAAATCGTCTCTATGGTGCTCAATAAGGGAACTGAACAAATCTCTAAGCTTAAATTGACATTAAAAGGTTATTTCTGGTTATTTGCAGCCCACCAATAGGAAGTCTTGCCATTTCCTGTGCCAATGGTATTTCTTTTggtgctgaaaaaaaaaagatgaattaTAATCACAAGCTTAGACATGGAAAAAATACTCAACAAGCCAACACAAGTACAACTCACAAGCATTTGTGATAAAGCAAAAGGTGCCGAATGCAAAGAGATCCAAGAAAATGCATCACTTAGCTTGAATATCAAACATAAAAGTAGAGCGTGGATGCCAACTAGCTAAGTTGGTAAtgtaattacaaaaaaaaaaaaagttttagtaTATAAAACCAACAGAAGGATAAGTCACACATGAAACAGTTGCAGCGAGCTGGAGACAAAATCTTTTGTCTTCTTTCTCATTTATTATAACCGTTGATGTCCTCTCCAGGATGACAAAGATGGTGGCGAAAGAAGGTTCATAAgtctagcaaaaaaaagaaggttCATCATGGTATTGCCGTATTGGGCAAAGAAGAAACATCCCTGGAGTTTCAAATCTCCATTTTGTGATGACACGTACGCTGTAGTTTTGTAAAACAAGAAAAACATATTATCAATCATCACATCTCCGTTGCTTTTACTAATCTGTTGCTGTTCTAGCGTATCAGAAGTAGCAGTGTTAGAGATGATCTCAGCCTCTTAGCATTCAAGAGCAATTTTTCTTCTTAGGTATTtagtttttttagttaaattacaCAGCTAGTTAGACGTGCTGACAATTAGCTACAGACACCGCAGAAATCTAAATGACGCACTGAAAACAAGAACACGTATAACAAGAAATCATAGAATTCGCTGCATTATTTTAGTagtaaatataagaaaaagatactTTACTTCACATTTATAATAAATTGCTATATTGTAACTCACCTTCTTCATAAAATTGGCAAAATTATTTtagtaatattttaaaaaataccgAAAAATAACACTTTGTTCCATATTTACGATAAATTGCCAGATATGGCCGAACTGGGCTAGGCCATGCTCGTATCCGAATCcagcccgaaattttttttttggctttgagCCGCCCTTAGGCTAGAAAGTTGTTGGATAATCCAGGCTTGAGCCCAGGCCCGAGCCCGACCTAAACCCGATTGGGCCTGCCTGAATTATCCGTTTGGAGCAAAATAAATCTGACCCGAACCTGAATGATATAACATAAGTAAATAAGCTAGCTAAAAATTGGTCTCTCTCCTATAACACAAGTAAATTATATATGATACATTATTCTCAGCTAAACTCATTTTAATTTATCTTTTACTTCtttattattttctctaaataaaaatataaaaaataaattgatttgggCTTGAATTTGGGCTCCATTTCGGGCTTTGTTCGGGCTCGGCCTCAGGCTAGCCGAGAACATACCTAAGCCCAGCCAgaaaaataaatgggtaccaAACTCGGTCTAAACTCTTTCCGACCTAGCCTGTAGCCCGACCTAAAATTGGCCCGGCCTGATGTGCCTCAAGCCGGTCTGAGCGTATTTCCAGCCCTATTGCCAGATATTAGTTTGTTGCTCGTCTTTATCATAGAATTCATGACCCATTATGTTAGTAGCACTTTtaaaaaataccaaaaaaaaaattttatcatgtatctATGATTAATTAGCTGGTATTAGTTTAtaccttatttttatttttcttacccCATAAGGCAAAAACACTCTCTGAAGTTATGATTTTCTAACACAAAATTAAAATACTAACTAAGAGTATATACTGATGCCGAGTTTAATTTGATTCCTAAAAAAGGTACATGAGATTGATCTGGCATAGTATCGATCTACCTAGATTTtgtattaaaaaatattgattatttaaataatatataatataaatcatTAGTTGTAATGTTGTTTATCTCCttgaaaaaataatacaattttatcaaagatcaagatggacaATTCTATGAAAAGAATTTATTTGGCCGACCCTACTCATCTCAATTAAAGTTGAGTTGTTTTAAAATGTCTAAAATAGGGGGTTATACATCTTGTATTGATTATTTATGCATCATCATTATTTATACATCTTGCTCTGTTCTCATTTCTAACGACATGAACATAGTAGCACCTCATGAGCCACTAATTCTGTGAATATGTGAAGAAAGAAGAGATAATAAGCACCTAGTAAATAATAAGCACCTTAATTCgataattcatataataatgtaaataaatattttttgccAAAAAGAAGCATATAAACAAAATTATCTATTTAAaatcactaccagaaaacacgcgtatagtgacggaaaacTAGTGACAGACCGTTATCAGTCACTATTTGTGACGGATTAGTAACAAacagaaatttggtcaccgtggtgtGAACTTAGTGACAGATTAGTGACAGACCGGTCACGGAATACGCGGATAGGATGGGCGCCAAAACTTAGTGACCACCGTAGTGACGGGGTATCTGTCACAAAACTGGTAATCGAAATTGCAACCAGACAGTGACAAATTCAGCCGTCATAAATATCGTAACCCAAGTGGTTGTAAATTTTTAGAAGATTATTTTTGGCAGTGACGGGTTATTGACAAAAATTTccgtcaccaaatttaatttttaattccaaaaatattaaaaatattatttttgagtaattataaatttaaaaaaaataaaaagaggaaaatccaaaatgaaactaagtgtgCCCGCTGCCCCGCCTAAATTCCTTCGATAACCCAAATCCCAATCGCTCTCTAGAAAATCCAAATCCCTTCTTCTCATTCCCAAATCCCATGGCGCCAGCTACAAACgatgacccatttgcacccctagtgaTTAATGGCAGTAAATTATTTGGAATGCTCCACTTAAGACTGAAAATGGGTCGGATTTTATCTGACCATATTCGTTTCCGTATTTGATTTGGGTTGGATTCGAATACTATTTTCTTCATCCGATCGGATCCGAATGCAGATCTGGATGGTTGTTCAAAAATATTTCGGATATGGATACgaatagatctatttttttggaTTCGAATTCGAATATCTgattaaataaataatcaacGAGGGTCTTTTGGGATTTAGAACGGTCCATCAGTAATCCTACCTACGAGCCCATGACCCATCGAGGCAAAAAATAGAACATAACGCATGCCTCTTCGGTACAAAAGGCGGCAACGCGGGCACAACCTCCTTCGCATTGTTTGCACTCCAGCGGCAGACCAAACCCTCCCTGATCTGTTCACGAGGGGAGAGAGCGAGCGGAGCGACCGAGGAAGAGAcatcaaagagaagagaaggagcgGGCGAGAACGGGAAAAGTGGCCGTTTTTCTCTCCTTTCGGGCATCGCCGCAGCGTCGTCTCCCCTCGATTCCGAGCAAGTTCAGGTATTTCCCCCGTCTCCCCTCTCTGCCCCCGCCCCTCTTTCTTGATGTTGGTACTCGACATCAGGAAGAGCCCTAGGGCTTCTTTCTCTTCAGTTTTAGGGGGATGAGCCATGTTCAAAGCGTTGTGGCCCAATTTTGttaatttttctttagaatCCGGTGATTACTGTATCCAAGCATTCGATTGTCAGTTTGCTAGGGTTTTTCAAAACCTCGTATAATTCATTGTAggcttcaaattatatcaagaGGCTTGTTTTCTAATGCCCTCAGGCATCAAGATTGGAGCCTTTTGGTTGCAAGATCCCTAATAGCATATGTGATTCGTGAGTAGGGAGGGTCAAATAGGGTTTAGGCTTTCCCCCTCTCCTATTTTAAATTTCCACCtttgtttagggtttaggggttgAGTAGAGAGGGTCAGATAGGGTTTTGGTTTTCCCCCTTCCCTATTTTAAATTTTCACCTTTGTTTAGGGTTTGAGGCTTTTATTGATCTTGCATCGAAGTTGGAACTTTGCATTTGTCTCCTGCTGTATCAGGGCAAAACCAACATTTCCCTCAGAACATTTCTATCTACAGAATCCATGAATGGCAGTGCCTTTCTCTAGGTGAAGGGTAAGCTCTTTCCCTCAACCTCTTGTTTATTTGCATGGACTTGGGAGTATTGGATTCTGATTTTTAACTTGAACTTCTATCTCTCTGTATGAAAAAATTGTATGATCCATGTCTTATTTCGTTCTTATAGTCATACATATCAGTGCTGATATTAAACTAGTTATCTAGCCAACCTTAACCATCCGGCCATGACTTAAAAAAGTATTATGATGGAATgaacattttttattttagttttggcatcaAAATCTGATATAATAACCCCAAGTGGTTATTCCTTTAAAATTGTCTTTTGGATTATCAGAGCATCGGGCTTTGTGGGCTAATGCAGTATTCATCAACAAGACCATCAGTTATTTTAAGTCAGCTGCTGCCTTGTTTGCTTTGCAAGGCTAGAAGTTTATTGAAGAATAGAGAATTATCTTTACATTGCAGGTGCATCTATCTACACATATAAACTAGTGTGTTATTTATAATGAACATAATGTGCAAGGCTATTCTAAATTTTTTGGCATATTAAGTCGTCTTTAGTTGGGTAAATTTTTTAGCTGCATCATGAATCACGAATGCATTTATAGTCTTCCTGAAAGATCCTTGTCTCCATTTTCTAAGGACTGTAGGAGACAAGCCTCTTAAATCGTGTTTGTTCCCTAAGAGGGATTTTTGTatcctatatttttttaatattcatCCCTGTTACCTACTTATCTTATCAGATATAGGGACATAGATCTCCTGCTGTCCTTTACTATAATGGTATTTGCATTGCTTCTTCTGCAATAGCAATACACATAATTATTTTGTTGAATGGTGTAATGATGTTGAATGACAATGTCATTAGTTTGTTATCATTTAGACGTGCTTGGGTAAATATCACATGAACAATTACATTATAGTGAATATTTTTGGGGTCCTTTTAAACAGCATTTTTCCCAGAATTGAGGTTTTATGTGATGAGATAGTATATACTGGTTAAGTATTTCTTTTTGACAGAGATTATTTGGGTGGCATGTAAGAAGGTTGAGTAGGGAGGGTTTATTCGTATTTTTCCCAAAATGGCAAGCTTATTTCACTGACAGATGCTGCCCCAGATGCatttatttgtattttttaCAGATTTTGAAAGTTTGTCAGGGTCCTCAGAGATTTGGATCCTTTAGTGCCTTTTCATTTTAATCCAATCCAATTATTCGTATCTACTATTGATGTTAGTCTTACCGCTATTTTAGTGTTTGCTGCTGCTTAAATCTCTGTTGGGAATGGCCAGCAATCCGCAGTCTTCTGGGGCACAGGTAGCATATATAACTCTACAACATCCTTTTGCCATTTTATGGTGTACTGTCCTATTAATCTGAATGAATTTgtttgatttttctttgttgTTCTTTTTGCCATTGCTTGAATataatgtgttttttttttataaaagcccCTTAGGCCTGCAGTGGTGGAGTCCACAGGTCCACCTCAAAATTTTGGTCCACCAATGGGAGGATATGTGGATAAGAGAAGTGAAGCTGTCATTggtaagtataatttttttatgattcataaatattattaagcttgctcatgtttatctcttgtttgatccaccataatgtttttctcttctttcaaaTCAACTGGCAGAAaaagtattcagctgaatactccAAAAAATATGGTTATGCCTCCACCTCAGATGCTCCACCACGTGATTATGACTTGTGGTTTAAGGCAACTGGTGTCCCAACTCATGGCCATGTCTATGGCTTTAGTTTCCTGGAGGATCTCACTAAAATTATTGGgcaatcatcatcctcttccaccTCTATAAGTCAAGCTC from Phoenix dactylifera cultivar Barhee BC4 unplaced genomic scaffold, palm_55x_up_171113_PBpolish2nd_filt_p 001179F, whole genome shotgun sequence includes these protein-coding regions:
- the LOC103713565 gene encoding exopolygalacturonase-like, with product MELRRACLPSALLLLIFVSIVAQTDGKKSAKGIKLVGAIAPSKNFQNKRTTAFNVMNFGAAADGKSDSSAAFLKAWEAACPLEGRKRIYIPGGEYLVNPIKFEGPCNGIMEVQLSGVVKAQPDINVFNREGHKEWITFDHVDRLLITGSGTFDGQGSYAWQHNTCSKKKDCSLLPGNLRLNFVTKTTVRGISLVNSKSFQMTIFGSNNVRIQHIKIVAPRDAPNTDGIHIGNSTNVRITDSEIGTGDDCVSVGPGSRRILVSGVFCGPGHGISIGSLGRYLNEPDVSGVTVKNCTLTGTTNGLRVKTWQKSNRSRASDFHFEDIVMRGVQNPIIVDQEYCPVGNCVKGAPSLVEISNVTFRNIRGTSASRMAVHLFCSKAVSCKNLVLQDIDLKFMDPNSPSLAQCYYVQGTALGYMNPPACLSLL
- the LOC103713578 gene encoding uncharacterized protein LOC103713578 isoform X2, coding for MPLRYKRRQRGHNLLRIVCTPAADQTLPDLFTRGESERSDRGRDIKEKRRSGREREKWPFFSPFGHRRSVVSPRFRASSGQNQHFPQNISIYRIHEWQCLSLGEGPLGLQWWSPQVHLKILVHQWEDMWIREVKLSLKKYSAEYSKKYGYASTSDAPPRDYDLWFKATGVPTHGHVYGFSFLEDLTKIIGQSSSSSTSISQAPVLYTREDLLGIFEHEKKKWQEEVLQKMREEIGFRPKHADQGSNDDSGSADHASL
- the LOC103713578 gene encoding uncharacterized protein LOC103713578 isoform X1, with the translated sequence MPLRYKRRQRGHNLLRIVCTPAADQTLPDLFTRGESERSDRGRDIKEKRRSGREREKWPFFSPFGHRRSVVSPRFRASSGQNQHFPQNISIYRIHEWQCLSLGEGVCCCLNLCWEWPAIRSLLGHSPLGLQWWSPQVHLKILVHQWEDMWIREVKLSLKKYSAEYSKKYGYASTSDAPPRDYDLWFKATGVPTHGHVYGFSFLEDLTKIIGQSSSSSTSISQAPVLYTREDLLGIFEHEKKKWQEEVLQKMREEIGFRPKHADQGSNDDSGSADHASL